In Akkermansia muciniphila, one DNA window encodes the following:
- a CDS encoding non-canonical purine NTP pyrophosphatase, whose protein sequence is MIMEQELPLLVVATRNAHKTGEIRAMLAGKWEVKDLSDYPQAPPVDETGVTFTENATLKALSASRCIPGVLLADDSGLEVDVLDGRPGVWSSSFGGEEGNHARNNLRMMEELRRAGVKPGDRPSARFRCVMVLAGNGRVLAEFSGSVEGYMLTEPAGEGGFGYDPLFVPEGHDRSFAQLPMEVKNSMSHRARALAQVVAWMKERRD, encoded by the coding sequence ATGATTATGGAACAGGAATTGCCGCTGCTGGTGGTTGCCACGCGCAACGCCCACAAGACCGGGGAAATCCGCGCCATGCTGGCCGGGAAATGGGAAGTGAAGGATCTTTCCGACTATCCCCAGGCTCCGCCCGTGGATGAAACGGGAGTCACGTTTACGGAGAACGCCACGCTCAAGGCGCTTTCCGCTTCCAGATGCATCCCCGGCGTCCTGCTGGCGGATGATTCCGGGCTGGAGGTGGATGTGCTGGACGGGCGCCCCGGAGTCTGGTCCTCCTCCTTCGGCGGGGAAGAAGGGAACCATGCGAGGAATAACCTCCGCATGATGGAGGAATTGCGGCGCGCCGGAGTGAAACCGGGGGACAGGCCTTCCGCACGGTTCCGCTGCGTCATGGTGCTTGCCGGGAATGGCCGCGTGTTGGCGGAGTTTTCCGGTTCCGTGGAAGGCTACATGTTGACGGAACCCGCCGGGGAAGGAGGGTTCGGCTACGATCCGCTGTTTGTCCCGGAAGGGCATGACCGGAGTTTCGCCCAGCTTCCCATGGAAGTGAAGAATTCCATGTCGCACCGCGCCCGCGCCCTGGCGCAGGTGGTGGCGTGGATGAAGGAACGCCGGGACTGA
- a CDS encoding ATP-binding cassette domain-containing protein, which yields MLQADGITYEIETPDGPLKLLDNVSFHVPRGHFMAVVGPSGCGKTTLLKAIAGMIAETDGRFFWNGHDLAEEDFEPSEIGFVPQFSIAYDQLSVDENVESAARLRCRFNSVDDLDDSIDNALEVTGMEGIMDRDVKILSGGQKRRLALAMELVSNPRLLICDEVTSGLDPRSEHDIVNLLHEISRSEGRIVISVTHSLSHLDRYDSILVMHQGCVAYHGSPKTMLHYFGVSSLEEIYPKLQDREGPSWCRSWSKYRDSYYSRLEQEREKKILSGDLPDPDAVRLAEAEKEEASGESGTEREKAVEENIPEVPGFFTQFFCLLGRRWRIFFRDRSQLVLQLVMVLLFPVLVAMFTDKGSGQIVGLSATQDVQTVQKDMEAQQLNMKTGSAVSGIIMFEVILLGLMGSNNAAREVAGERAVMEKEKYAGMRPSAYLASKLSYLSVLVLVQSVWMFAFVDFFWDRGGGLTHLLFLILADAAMTFVCLGISALARSADQASLLSIYLVGFQLPLSGAVLALPEQVENLIRPFISAYWAWSGSISALKDDVYYAVKNVLDTNLTPSLVCYIVLGVHVACGIAAAYAGIRRSRWEL from the coding sequence ATGTTGCAGGCGGACGGCATTACGTATGAGATAGAAACACCGGATGGTCCTTTGAAATTATTGGACAATGTCAGTTTTCATGTTCCCCGCGGACATTTTATGGCAGTCGTTGGTCCTTCCGGCTGCGGAAAGACCACCTTATTGAAGGCGATTGCGGGCATGATTGCGGAAACGGACGGCCGTTTTTTCTGGAATGGCCATGATTTGGCTGAAGAGGACTTTGAACCTTCGGAAATCGGGTTTGTTCCCCAGTTCAGCATTGCTTATGACCAGCTGAGCGTGGATGAGAATGTGGAGAGCGCCGCCAGGCTCCGCTGCCGCTTCAATTCCGTGGACGATTTGGACGACAGCATTGACAATGCCCTGGAGGTAACGGGAATGGAGGGGATTATGGACCGGGACGTGAAGATTCTTTCCGGCGGCCAGAAGAGGCGTCTGGCGCTGGCTATGGAGCTGGTCTCCAATCCCCGGTTGCTGATTTGCGATGAAGTGACGTCCGGACTGGATCCCAGGTCGGAACACGATATTGTGAACCTTCTGCATGAAATCTCCCGCTCGGAAGGCCGCATCGTCATTTCCGTCACGCACAGCCTTTCCCATCTGGACAGGTATGATTCCATTCTGGTCATGCACCAGGGCTGCGTGGCTTACCACGGTTCTCCGAAAACCATGCTGCATTACTTCGGCGTTTCGTCGCTGGAAGAGATTTATCCGAAGCTTCAGGATCGTGAAGGCCCTTCCTGGTGCCGGTCCTGGAGCAAGTACCGGGATTCCTATTATTCCCGTCTGGAACAGGAAAGGGAAAAGAAAATTCTTTCCGGAGATTTGCCGGATCCGGATGCCGTCCGCCTTGCGGAGGCGGAGAAGGAGGAAGCCTCTGGAGAATCCGGAACGGAAAGGGAAAAGGCCGTGGAGGAAAATATTCCGGAAGTTCCCGGATTCTTCACCCAGTTCTTCTGCCTGCTGGGGCGGCGCTGGCGCATCTTTTTCCGGGACCGTTCCCAGTTGGTCCTTCAATTGGTCATGGTGCTGCTGTTTCCCGTGCTGGTAGCCATGTTCACGGACAAGGGCTCCGGGCAAATCGTAGGGCTTTCCGCTACGCAGGATGTCCAGACTGTCCAGAAGGATATGGAAGCCCAGCAGCTGAACATGAAGACGGGATCCGCCGTCTCCGGCATCATCATGTTTGAGGTGATTCTGCTGGGGCTGATGGGATCCAACAATGCCGCCCGCGAGGTAGCCGGCGAACGCGCCGTCATGGAAAAGGAGAAGTATGCGGGCATGAGGCCTTCCGCCTACCTGGCGAGCAAGCTGTCCTATCTGAGCGTTCTGGTGCTGGTGCAATCCGTATGGATGTTTGCCTTTGTGGATTTTTTCTGGGATCGCGGCGGCGGCTTGACGCACCTGCTGTTCCTGATTTTGGCGGATGCCGCCATGACCTTTGTATGCCTGGGCATTTCCGCGCTGGCCCGGAGTGCGGACCAGGCTTCCTTGCTGAGTATTTATCTGGTGGGGTTCCAGCTTCCCCTCTCCGGAGCGGTGCTGGCGCTTCCGGAACAGGTGGAGAACCTCATACGGCCCTTCATTTCCGCATACTGGGCGTGGTCCGGCAGCATCTCCGCCCTGAAGGACGACGTATATTACGCCGTCAAGAATGTGCTGGATACGAACCTGACACCCTCCCTGGTCTGTTACATTGTTCTGGGGGTGCATGTTGCGTGCGGCATTGCGGCCGCCTACGCGGGAATCCGCCGTTCGCGCTGGGAGCTTTAA
- a CDS encoding exodeoxyribonuclease III, giving the protein MKLVSWNVNGLRAILGKGMAAAVDALEPDVLCLQEIKARPEQVKDLWISSWPHQLWNPAEKAGYSGVLILSRVQPLSTSVGIGWPEHDREGRVCTMEFERFYLVNCYTPNSQNELARLPYREQWDAAFRGYVAGLAEIKPVVFCGDLNVAHEEIDIARPKENRFSAGFSDQERAGFTRLLEAGFTDTFRAQHPEEPGWYSWWSYRAGARARNIGWRIDYFCVSNPLASRVKETAIHPDVTGSDHCPVSLEIDC; this is encoded by the coding sequence ATGAAACTCGTCTCATGGAACGTGAACGGATTGCGGGCGATTCTGGGCAAGGGGATGGCGGCCGCCGTGGATGCCCTGGAGCCGGACGTCCTTTGCCTTCAGGAGATCAAGGCGCGTCCGGAACAGGTGAAAGACCTGTGGATTTCCTCCTGGCCGCACCAGCTCTGGAATCCGGCGGAGAAGGCCGGTTATTCCGGCGTGCTGATCCTCAGCCGGGTGCAGCCTCTTTCCACGTCCGTCGGAATCGGCTGGCCGGAGCATGACCGGGAAGGGCGCGTCTGCACGATGGAATTTGAGCGGTTTTACCTGGTCAACTGCTATACCCCCAATTCACAGAATGAACTGGCGCGTCTTCCGTACCGGGAGCAGTGGGACGCCGCATTCCGCGGGTACGTGGCGGGACTGGCGGAAATCAAGCCGGTCGTTTTCTGCGGGGATTTGAACGTGGCTCATGAAGAGATTGACATCGCGCGTCCCAAAGAGAACCGTTTTTCTGCCGGATTCAGCGACCAGGAGCGCGCCGGGTTTACGCGGCTGCTTGAGGCCGGATTTACGGATACGTTCCGCGCCCAGCATCCGGAGGAGCCGGGCTGGTACAGCTGGTGGTCCTACCGCGCGGGCGCCCGCGCCCGGAACATCGGATGGCGCATTGACTATTTCTGCGTTTCCAATCCGCTGGCTTCCAGAGTGAAGGAAACCGCCATTCATCCGGATGTGACGGGGTCCGACCATTGCCCCGTCAGCCTGGAGATTGACTGCTGA
- a CDS encoding DUF362 domain-containing protein gives MKMTDRRTFLKRTAAAGALAAISDMDSLFAQEAGAPAASGIPDLVAVRNGTRAEMVRKAVETLGGMQAFVKPGQTVVIKPNIGWNKAPEFGSNTHPETVATLVELCRQAGAKEVRVFDHCCHNGAYEGSGVKEAVEKAGGVMVDGGNESQYVQTENPKARKFTSAKVHKAVLEADVYITCPPLKHHSGSEMTACMKNVMGTVWDRGAMHKNDLHQCIADAVYFRKPDLCVLDAYMPMVRNGPVGKDTNDLVERKTLLASRDIVAIDAAGAALLNKAGKIRHVQLGEEMGLGTADLSRLHIRRISMA, from the coding sequence ATGAAGATGACTGACAGACGCACTTTTTTGAAGAGGACTGCCGCCGCAGGGGCGCTGGCGGCCATATCGGACATGGATTCCCTGTTTGCCCAGGAGGCCGGAGCTCCGGCGGCTTCCGGCATTCCGGATCTGGTGGCCGTCCGCAACGGCACCCGTGCGGAGATGGTCAGGAAGGCCGTGGAGACGCTGGGCGGCATGCAGGCCTTCGTCAAGCCGGGCCAGACCGTCGTAATCAAGCCGAACATCGGCTGGAACAAGGCTCCGGAATTCGGCTCCAACACTCATCCTGAAACCGTCGCCACGCTGGTGGAGCTGTGCAGGCAGGCCGGAGCGAAGGAAGTAAGGGTGTTTGACCACTGCTGCCACAATGGCGCCTATGAGGGCAGCGGCGTGAAAGAGGCCGTAGAGAAGGCCGGCGGCGTAATGGTGGACGGCGGCAATGAGAGCCAGTACGTGCAGACGGAAAACCCGAAAGCCAGAAAATTTACCTCCGCCAAGGTGCATAAGGCCGTGCTGGAGGCGGATGTTTACATCACCTGCCCGCCCCTCAAGCACCACAGCGGTTCCGAAATGACCGCCTGCATGAAGAATGTAATGGGCACCGTCTGGGACCGCGGGGCCATGCATAAGAACGACCTGCACCAGTGCATCGCTGACGCCGTGTATTTCCGCAAGCCGGACCTGTGCGTGCTGGACGCTTACATGCCCATGGTGCGCAACGGCCCCGTGGGGAAGGATACGAATGACCTGGTGGAGCGCAAAACCCTTTTAGCCTCCCGCGATATTGTGGCCATTGACGCTGCGGGCGCCGCCCTGCTGAACAAGGCCGGAAAGATTCGCCATGTGCAGCTTGGTGAGGAAATGGGGCTGGGCACCGCCGACCTTTCCAGGCTTCATATCCGCCGTATCAGCATGGCCTGA
- the rbfA gene encoding 30S ribosome-binding factor RbfA — protein MSRRTDKVNELLRREIGTTIQRDFEFPGTIVTVIEVEVTDDLKEGKVWVGVVGKMAPAQVLEKLNSRHGLIQSAVARRVVLRNTPRLTFRLDDSAQRGVDLVNLLEDIDKNLPKAPPADSENDGE, from the coding sequence ATGAGCAGACGCACTGACAAGGTAAACGAACTCCTGCGCCGGGAAATAGGCACCACCATTCAGCGGGATTTTGAATTTCCCGGCACAATTGTCACCGTGATTGAAGTGGAAGTGACGGACGATCTGAAAGAGGGGAAAGTATGGGTGGGCGTCGTAGGGAAAATGGCTCCCGCCCAGGTGCTGGAAAAACTGAACTCCCGGCATGGGCTTATCCAGTCCGCCGTGGCCAGGCGCGTGGTGCTGCGCAATACGCCGCGCCTGACCTTCCGTCTGGACGACTCCGCCCAGCGCGGCGTTGACCTGGTCAACCTTTTGGAAGACATTGACAAAAACCTGCCCAAAGCGCCCCCTGCCGATTCGGAAAATGACGGGGAATAA
- the nusA gene encoding transcription termination factor NusA has translation MTNDIKALIDYYEREKGLSREKILLALESAFLSAYRKMVPGSGSINYLRAEINVDKGKVRIFADLEVVPDEEYSDKFNQIPLSLAVKLDKNAVLHDLLPTNITPKGFGRIAVQTARQTMLQKLLDAEKEMLYDEFKDRAGDLVTGTIRRFEKGDIFVDLGKFEGVMTSRERVPNEDYSVGDRMRFYVVEVRTEARGPEVILSRSHPNLVRRLFESEVVEIGDQTVEIHGIAREAGYRTKVAVISHDDKVDPVGACVGMRGARVKNIVRELNNEKVDILEWTEDPVAFVREALSPVEPREITVDEEARKIFVIVQDDKDLSKAIGRRGQNARLTSRLMGWDVQVRVFDVQEAEKRQSQAAAEEVMRQCQAAAKTLSEQLEIPEETAMGLVTMGGTDLVALTGFEASDIAESMGIPAEEAAQILAKARDLISQ, from the coding sequence ATGACAAACGATATTAAAGCTTTGATTGACTACTACGAGAGGGAAAAAGGGCTCTCCCGTGAAAAAATTCTCCTCGCTCTGGAGTCCGCCTTTCTCTCCGCCTACCGCAAGATGGTTCCCGGCTCCGGCAGCATCAACTACCTGAGGGCCGAAATCAACGTGGACAAAGGCAAGGTGCGCATTTTTGCGGACCTGGAAGTGGTGCCGGATGAAGAATACTCCGACAAATTCAACCAGATCCCCCTCTCCCTGGCCGTCAAGCTGGACAAGAACGCCGTTCTGCACGACCTGCTTCCCACCAACATCACGCCCAAGGGCTTCGGCCGCATCGCGGTGCAGACCGCCCGCCAGACCATGCTCCAGAAACTGCTGGACGCGGAAAAGGAAATGCTCTACGACGAATTCAAGGACCGCGCCGGAGATCTGGTAACGGGCACCATCCGCCGTTTTGAAAAGGGGGATATTTTTGTGGACCTCGGCAAATTCGAAGGCGTCATGACCTCCCGCGAACGCGTGCCGAACGAAGACTACAGCGTCGGCGACCGCATGCGCTTCTACGTGGTGGAAGTGCGCACGGAAGCGCGCGGCCCGGAAGTCATCCTTTCCCGCAGCCATCCGAACCTGGTGCGCCGCCTCTTTGAATCGGAAGTGGTGGAAATAGGCGACCAGACCGTGGAAATCCACGGCATCGCCCGCGAAGCCGGCTACCGCACCAAAGTGGCCGTCATCAGCCATGACGACAAAGTAGATCCGGTAGGGGCATGCGTAGGCATGCGCGGCGCCCGCGTCAAAAACATCGTCCGGGAGCTCAACAATGAAAAAGTGGACATCCTGGAATGGACGGAAGACCCCGTCGCCTTCGTCCGGGAAGCTCTCAGCCCCGTGGAACCGCGGGAAATCACCGTGGACGAGGAAGCCAGAAAAATCTTCGTTATCGTCCAGGACGACAAGGACCTCTCCAAGGCCATCGGCCGCAGGGGACAGAATGCCCGCCTCACCTCCCGCCTGATGGGCTGGGATGTCCAGGTGCGCGTCTTTGACGTCCAGGAAGCGGAAAAACGCCAGAGCCAGGCCGCGGCCGAGGAAGTCATGCGCCAATGCCAGGCTGCGGCCAAAACCCTCAGCGAACAATTGGAAATCCCGGAAGAAACCGCCATGGGCCTGGTGACCATGGGCGGAACGGACCTGGTAGCCCTCACCGGATTTGAAGCTTCCGACATCGCGGAAAGCATGGGCATTCCCGCAGAGGAAGCCGCCCAAATCCTGGCCAAGGCCCGGGACCTCATCTCTCAATAA
- the infB gene encoding translation initiation factor IF-2, which produces MPNKQEENEPKKEVLDLIGGSSKKKRAPQPAPAPAPSRPAPVKKEALDLLSGTKKKAARAADAVPAPVAAPAAAEPAAPAPQEETSADDKIINLKPPVSVSELAGMLKAKPFQIIKDLMGMGIFANPNTPLDADAVSTICDIHGYTFAREKREKGGGVKAQQEPVKEPEPVPVVEEPKATLITRTPIITVMGHVDHGKTSLLDYIRKTRVAKGEAGGITQHIGAYTVDYNGSTLTFLDTPGHAIFTEMRARGADVTDIVVLVVAANDGIMPQTREAIAHSKAAGKTIIVAINKCDLPAADPVKTKSGLMEEGLVPTDFGGDVECVEVSALTGAGIDDLLGLLVLQSEVLELQANPKANCRASIIEARVEPGTGSSATAIVESGTIRVGMPFICGPYAGKVRALVNDHGERVKKVGPGMPVEITGFSETPNVGDELVEMENERAAKKLGEERQEELRKQRLAQPRKARMEELLAMMGDGTQKAQLKILLKGDVQGSVEAIKKAVLDIQSDKVECVFLNASAGPISESDVLLASSSDAVILGFNVKVEANAVKLLKREGVQVKLYSIVYELIDQVRDAMLGLLEPETRETIIGHAKVLQVFKLNKGRAAGCMVEDGKILRSCEARVIRDKTPVFDGKMSTLRRFQDEVEEVKAGLECGIRLGDFNEYETGDIIECYTLEKIQQTL; this is translated from the coding sequence ATGCCTAATAAACAAGAAGAGAACGAACCCAAAAAGGAAGTATTGGATCTGATCGGCGGATCTTCCAAAAAGAAACGCGCACCCCAGCCGGCCCCCGCACCGGCGCCCTCCCGCCCTGCTCCAGTCAAGAAAGAAGCTCTCGACTTGCTTTCCGGCACCAAGAAAAAGGCGGCGCGCGCCGCTGACGCCGTTCCGGCGCCCGTCGCTGCCCCGGCCGCCGCAGAACCCGCCGCGCCCGCACCCCAGGAAGAAACCTCCGCGGACGATAAAATCATCAACCTCAAACCGCCCGTCTCCGTTTCCGAGCTGGCGGGCATGCTGAAAGCCAAGCCCTTCCAAATCATCAAGGATCTGATGGGCATGGGCATCTTCGCCAACCCGAATACGCCGTTGGATGCGGACGCCGTCAGCACCATCTGCGACATCCACGGCTACACATTCGCCCGTGAAAAACGGGAAAAAGGCGGCGGCGTGAAAGCCCAGCAGGAACCCGTCAAGGAACCGGAACCCGTGCCGGTGGTGGAAGAACCCAAAGCCACCCTCATCACGCGCACCCCCATCATCACCGTCATGGGCCATGTGGACCACGGCAAAACATCCCTGCTGGACTACATCCGCAAAACGCGCGTGGCCAAGGGGGAAGCTGGGGGCATCACCCAGCACATCGGCGCCTATACGGTTGACTACAACGGCAGCACGCTCACCTTCCTGGATACGCCGGGCCACGCCATCTTCACGGAAATGCGCGCCCGCGGGGCGGACGTCACGGACATCGTGGTGCTGGTAGTGGCCGCCAATGACGGCATCATGCCCCAGACGCGGGAAGCCATTGCCCACTCCAAAGCGGCCGGCAAAACCATCATCGTGGCCATCAACAAGTGCGACCTTCCGGCCGCAGACCCTGTCAAGACCAAGAGCGGCCTGATGGAAGAAGGGCTAGTTCCCACGGACTTCGGAGGCGATGTGGAATGCGTGGAAGTCTCCGCCCTGACCGGGGCCGGCATTGACGACCTTCTCGGCCTTCTCGTCCTCCAGTCGGAAGTGCTGGAACTCCAGGCCAACCCCAAGGCCAACTGCCGCGCCTCCATTATTGAAGCCCGCGTGGAACCCGGCACGGGCAGCTCCGCCACGGCCATTGTGGAAAGCGGCACCATCCGCGTCGGGATGCCCTTCATCTGCGGCCCTTACGCCGGCAAGGTGCGCGCCCTGGTCAACGACCACGGCGAACGCGTCAAAAAGGTAGGCCCCGGCATGCCCGTGGAAATTACCGGCTTCTCTGAAACCCCGAACGTGGGGGACGAACTGGTGGAAATGGAAAACGAACGCGCCGCCAAAAAGCTTGGGGAAGAACGCCAGGAGGAACTGCGCAAGCAGCGCCTGGCCCAGCCCCGCAAGGCACGCATGGAAGAACTGCTCGCCATGATGGGGGACGGCACCCAGAAAGCCCAGCTCAAAATACTCCTGAAGGGGGATGTGCAGGGTTCCGTGGAAGCCATCAAGAAGGCTGTTCTGGACATCCAGTCGGACAAAGTGGAATGCGTCTTCCTGAACGCCTCCGCCGGCCCCATTTCGGAATCGGACGTTCTGCTGGCCTCCTCCTCGGATGCCGTCATCCTGGGCTTCAACGTCAAAGTGGAAGCCAACGCCGTCAAACTGCTCAAGCGGGAAGGCGTGCAGGTAAAACTGTATTCCATCGTTTACGAACTCATCGACCAGGTGAGGGATGCCATGCTGGGCCTGCTGGAACCGGAAACGCGCGAAACCATCATCGGCCACGCCAAAGTGCTCCAGGTCTTCAAACTCAACAAAGGCCGCGCGGCGGGCTGCATGGTGGAGGACGGCAAAATCCTCCGCAGCTGCGAGGCGCGCGTCATCCGCGACAAGACGCCTGTCTTTGACGGCAAAATGTCCACCCTCCGCCGCTTCCAGGATGAAGTGGAAGAAGTCAAGGCGGGCCTGGAATGCGGCATCCGCCTCGGAGACTTCAACGAATACGAGACGGGCGACATCATCGAATGCTACACGCTGGAAAAAATCCAGCAAACGCTGTAA
- a CDS encoding class I SAM-dependent methyltransferase — translation MKCSLLSRPMTCAHDWISRVVFPGDAVVDATAGNGHDTVFLARLAGPSGQVHAFDVQKEAICATRERLEKEGLLTPAVRLHLASHDRLAELVGGPVKAVVFNLGYLPGGDKKTVTRTESTLAALEQAAALIAPNGLLSVMCYPGHEGGKEEAEAVEVFLSRLPHHSWRAGKYQLLNTGTPAPFQICAFRLD, via the coding sequence ATGAAATGTTCCCTGCTCAGCCGCCCCATGACCTGCGCTCATGACTGGATCAGCCGCGTCGTCTTCCCCGGGGACGCAGTCGTGGACGCCACGGCGGGCAACGGGCATGATACGGTTTTCCTGGCCCGGCTGGCTGGCCCTTCCGGCCAGGTGCACGCCTTCGACGTGCAGAAAGAAGCCATCTGCGCCACCAGGGAACGCCTGGAGAAGGAAGGACTGCTCACCCCTGCCGTCCGGCTCCATCTTGCCAGCCATGACCGCCTGGCGGAACTGGTCGGCGGCCCCGTGAAAGCCGTCGTCTTCAACCTGGGCTATCTGCCGGGCGGGGACAAAAAAACGGTTACCAGGACGGAATCCACCCTGGCGGCGCTGGAACAGGCTGCCGCCCTCATTGCTCCGAACGGGCTTCTCAGCGTCATGTGCTACCCCGGCCACGAAGGCGGAAAGGAAGAAGCGGAAGCCGTGGAAGTCTTCCTGTCCCGCCTGCCCCATCATTCCTGGCGCGCCGGCAAATACCAGCTTCTGAATACCGGAACACCGGCTCCCTTCCAGATATGCGCGTTCAGGCTGGACTGA
- a CDS encoding 4Fe-4S binding protein translates to MSVIKAFFVSPLKWLRVTVAVIFFIGIAYAFLHHIPAWNVPNMTGGGEGMEDSFSLAQWQLVPSVLGTLNGAAVSAVILGALLLLTLLFGRVYCSFVCPLGILQDIVFRVRRWLAPKRFLKFSRPVPWVRYGVLALLAACCVTGLAGLSLNWLDPYSIFGRIMYVLAWPVAIWSNNLLAADSSSADLVQMDYFPVAFPVLLASAGMLGLVAVMSAWKGRLYCNTVCPVGTLLGLLSRISLFRLGFDPATCKKCGKCVKSCKAQCLNLKEYKIDSSRCVACYDCVRSCSEGGIRYRWFTRVRQQIPAQKKKVPPASAPSSSAAVPSIAGSSRRQFLEATAAGLAAAALSGCRGEAARKLDPTQCVLPPGAGSLERFLDICTGCQMCVANCPTHVLQPSYLQLGLKGFMKPRMDFATKYCLYDCHRCAEVCPTGAIRRMPVTAERDTEGITKDTTRIAMARFYVCRCLVAREDMDCGACTEHCPTKALYTVPYIGRDGQEHRLPRLDPSLCIGCGACEHACPVTTERPEERECRNSCNLCEEKCEFGRQREMPPRALVVRAVNPQQKAVKKFEEKAVDPVGDADFPF, encoded by the coding sequence ATGTCAGTCATCAAAGCCTTTTTCGTCAGTCCTCTGAAGTGGCTCCGCGTGACGGTGGCCGTCATTTTCTTCATCGGGATTGCATACGCTTTCCTGCACCATATTCCCGCATGGAACGTGCCGAACATGACGGGAGGCGGAGAGGGGATGGAAGATTCCTTTTCCCTGGCGCAGTGGCAATTGGTGCCGTCCGTGCTGGGAACCCTGAACGGGGCGGCTGTTTCCGCCGTGATTCTGGGGGCGTTGCTGCTGCTTACGCTGCTGTTCGGCCGCGTATACTGTTCCTTCGTTTGCCCGCTGGGGATTCTCCAGGATATTGTTTTCAGAGTCCGCCGCTGGCTGGCGCCGAAGCGTTTCCTGAAATTCTCCCGGCCTGTGCCGTGGGTGCGGTATGGGGTGCTGGCATTGCTGGCCGCCTGCTGCGTGACGGGGTTGGCCGGGCTGTCTCTGAATTGGCTGGACCCTTACAGCATTTTCGGGCGCATCATGTATGTGCTGGCATGGCCGGTTGCCATTTGGAGCAATAACCTGCTGGCGGCGGACAGTTCTTCTGCGGATCTGGTTCAAATGGATTATTTCCCCGTGGCTTTTCCGGTTCTGCTGGCTTCCGCCGGCATGCTCGGCCTGGTGGCCGTCATGAGCGCCTGGAAGGGGCGCCTGTATTGCAATACGGTATGCCCCGTCGGCACGCTGCTTGGCCTGCTTTCCCGCATTTCCCTTTTCCGGCTGGGTTTTGATCCCGCCACCTGCAAAAAATGCGGTAAATGCGTCAAATCCTGCAAGGCGCAATGCCTGAACCTGAAGGAATACAAGATAGACTCCTCACGTTGCGTGGCGTGCTACGATTGCGTGCGCTCCTGCAGTGAGGGAGGAATACGCTACCGCTGGTTTACCAGGGTCCGCCAACAGATTCCGGCCCAAAAAAAGAAGGTTCCCCCGGCTTCCGCTCCCTCTTCTTCCGCCGCGGTTCCCTCCATTGCCGGGAGCTCCCGCCGCCAGTTCCTGGAGGCTACTGCGGCCGGGCTGGCTGCGGCCGCCCTTTCCGGATGCCGGGGAGAGGCCGCCCGGAAGCTGGACCCTACCCAGTGCGTTCTTCCTCCCGGAGCCGGTTCCCTGGAACGTTTTCTGGATATCTGCACCGGCTGCCAGATGTGCGTTGCCAACTGCCCCACCCATGTGCTTCAACCTTCATACCTGCAGCTTGGCCTGAAGGGATTCATGAAACCCCGGATGGATTTTGCCACCAAATATTGCCTTTATGATTGCCACCGCTGTGCGGAAGTCTGCCCCACGGGGGCCATACGCAGGATGCCTGTTACCGCGGAAAGGGATACTGAGGGAATAACAAAAGATACTACGCGCATTGCCATGGCCCGGTTTTACGTCTGCCGCTGCCTGGTTGCCCGGGAGGACATGGATTGCGGAGCCTGTACGGAGCATTGCCCTACCAAGGCGCTTTACACGGTGCCCTATATCGGGCGTGACGGCCAGGAGCACCGCCTGCCCAGGCTGGATCCTTCCCTGTGCATCGGCTGCGGCGCGTGCGAACACGCCTGTCCCGTCACTACGGAACGGCCAGAGGAACGCGAATGTCGGAACTCCTGCAATCTGTGCGAGGAAAAATGCGAGTTCGGAAGACAACGGGAAATGCCGCCCCGGGCGCTGGTTGTCCGTGCCGTAAACCCCCAGCAGAAAGCTGTTAAAAAGTTTGAGGAAAAAGCTGTGGATCCGGTGGGAGATGCGGATTTCCCGTTTTGA